In Gemmatimonadetes bacterium SCN 70-22, the sequence GCGAAGGGCAGGGGCGGCACAAGAAGCAGTCGGGCGGGCGCGGGCAGTTCGGCGACTGCTGGATTCGCATGGCGCCGCGCCCCCGCGGCGCGGGCTACGCCTTCGTCGACAAGATCGTCGGGGGGGTGATTCCCTCGGGCTTCCGTCCGGCGGTGGACAAGGGGATCCAGGAGGCGTCGGCGCGCGGGATCCTGGCCGGGTATCCCCTCGTCGATTTCGAGGTGGAGCTGTTCGACGGCTCGTACCACTCGGTGGACTCGAACGAGATGTCGTTCAAGATGGCGGGGATCCTGGGGTTCCGGGCCGTGGCGCCCAAGTGCAAGCCGATCCTCCTCGAGCCGCTCGACCAGGTCGAGATCACGACGCCCGACAGCTACCTGGGCGACGTGATGGGGAACCTGTCGGGGCGTCGCGGGCAGATCCTCGGGTCCGATTCGCCCGAGCCGGGCATGACGACGGTCAGGGCGCTCGTCCCGCAGGCGGAGTTGCACCTGTACGCCACCGACCTGAGCTCGCTGACGCATGGCCACGCCACCTACCGCCGGCGCTTCCACGGCTACGAGCAGATGCCCGCCGACGCGGCGCAGCGGGTGGTGGCCGAGGCGGCGAAGTCGAGAAAGGAGGAAGAAGAGGAGGCGTGAGCCTCCCGTGTCCGGGCCCCCGGATGGTCGTGAGGAGCCCGACCCCGAAGAGCCGTCCTTGCCCCGGCTCGCCCCACAGCGCGATGAGGTAGCGCGTGGTGGGAGAGGGCAGCGCCTGCCAGCTCGTCCCATCGAACCGGATGATGACGCCGTCCTCACCCAGCGCGTAGACGTCGGTGGGGCCCGTCCCCCAGACCGAACGCAGCGCCTTGTTGACCGGGCTTGGCATCGCGTACCAGCGCACCCCGTCGTAGCGCAGGATGGTTGCCGAGTCGCCCACCGCGAAGATGTCCCTGGCCCCGGTCCCCCAGATGCCGCGGAGCAGCTGGCGAGTGGGGGTCGGCATGCCGGACCACGTGGTCCCGTTGTAGCGCAGGACGAGTCCGGAGTCGCCGACGGCGTAGACGTCGGTGGGCGAGAGTCCCCAGACGTGCCGGAGGAAGGCGTTGGTGCCGCTCGCCTGGGCGCTCCAGGTGCCGTTGCCGGCCGATCGGAGGATGACGCCGCGCTCGCCGACGATGAAGACGTGCGACGGGTCCGCCGCCCACACTGAACGCAGCAGCACGTTGACGCCGCTGGCCTCCGGCGTCCAGCGGGACCCGTCGTAGCGGAGGATGGCGCCGGTGTCGCCGACGGCGTAGACCTGCGTGGGTGAGGCGCCGTGCACCCCGTACAGCGGCTGCGCCGGCGGTGCGTCGGCGAGCGTCCACCCCTGCGCCCCGCTGCGCTCGAAGACCGCGCCTCCGCCACCCACCGCGTACAGCGTGCCATCGCCGGGCCCCCACACCGACATCAGCACGGGCGAGGTGATGTCGGTGCGCCACCCGGTGGCGGCGCTCCCGCGAAGGACCGTCCCGTCCCACCCGGCGAGCGCGGCGCCGCCGGCGCCGTCGTCCCAGACGCCGCGCAGGTTCTGCCCGGTGCCGGGGTTGGCGAGCTCGCGCCACTGTTGGCCGTCGAAATGCAGCACGGCACCGGTGTTCCCCACGGCGTAGATGTCGGCGGCGGTGCGTCCCCAGATGCCGAACAGGTTGCGGCGCGTCACGGCGCTCACCTGCTGCCACCCGCCGCCATCATAGTGCAGCATCAAGCCGCTGACGCCGACGGCCCACACGTCGTTAGGCGCGCTGCCCCACAGGCCGAACAGCGCGCCCGTGGTGGGCGAGGGGACCTCGCGGAACTGCGCGCCGTCGTAGCGCACCACGACGCCGTTCTGCCCCACCATCCACAGGTCGTCGGGGGCGGTCCCCCAGATCCCCCACAGCTCCCACCCGCGCCCGCTCGACATCACCGTCCATGCCGAGCCGTCGAAGCGCAGGACGGTCCCGCCGGTCCCGACCGCGTAGACGTCGCTGGGGCCGAGACCGAAGACGTCGAGGAGCGTCTCGCCCGTCGGCGTCGGCATCGGCGCCCACGACGCCCCGTCATAGTGCCAGATTGCCCCCCCGGTCCCCACGGCGAAGACATTGCGTGCGCTCGATCCCCAGACGCCCACGAACGTCTCCCTCGTCCCGGTGCTGACGAGGCGCCATCGCCCTCCCGCCCCCTGCAGGACCACGCCCTCCTGCCCCACGGCGAATCCCTCGCCACTCGCCGCGTCGACCCAGATGCCAAGGAGCGACACGTCGGTGACGCCCTCATGCTCGACGCCGAACGACGGGACACGCGCGGCCGTCCCGACGACGGTCACTTCCGCGGTCGCGCGAAGCGAGCCCGCGCGGGCGGTGACGCGCGCCTGTCCCGCCGCGACCGCCTGTACGACGCCGCTGCTGCTGACGGAGGCGATCGACGGCGCGTCACTCGACCAGTCGAAGGTCACGCCGCCGACGGCGCCGCCCGCGGTGCTTCGCGCGCTCGCTGCCAGCGGAAGCGTTGCGCCGACCGGAAGCCAGGCGGTGGCGGGGACCACCTCCACGGCCGAGACGCCGGGAGGGATGGGGGTGCCGGGGCCCCCGGGGTCGTCGCTGCATGCCGGCACCAGGACGACGACGAGCGCGGCACAGACGCCGCGTACGCGACGCACGGTTGCGCCGAGTCGCCGTCCGCCGAGTGGGGCACGGGATGGGGGATTGCCGGCGCGCTCTCCTTTCGGGGGGCGCGCCTTCGATGTCACGACGTCCACGGGGACTCCACTGCCGGTCGACTGGTTGTTGCGCCCCCGTAAAGATGCCGGGGTGCACCGGCAGGAAAAGGGGACGTGCGCTACGGTGCCCGTGCCGTCCCGGTCACGACGAGGATCGCCCCCGAGGGGTGGTCCATGCCCCAGCGGAGTTGCGCCTGCGAGGCGCCGATGAAGCGGATCTCGACGATCCCGTCCACCGGGATGTTGCGCAGCGTGCTGGCGTCGCCGAACCGTTGGTTGTCGAGGTACACCACGGGCGCGACGCTGCTGGCGCGGGGCTGCAGGAGGGTGGTGGGGCCTCGGCCGGAGAGGAAGGCGGGACGCAGGAGCCTCACGGCATCGTACGCGTTCTGCGCCGTGGACTTGGCGATCTCGTTCCTGTAGATGATGTCGGTGCGCTTCTCTGCTACGCCCCCGCGCTTGGCGCCGCCGCTGGCGCAGGCCGCGACTGCGGCCAATGCTGTCATTGCCGCGATCGAGGCGATCTTCCTGGCCGACGCCCACGTGGCGATGACCTCGCGGACGGCGATGTGGGGGGTCGAACCGGCGCACAACCGAGGGGCGTGGCGCGCGTGAACGATGCGCGGTGACATCGTGCCCTGCCTCGTGGGGGACGTCGGATACTCACACGCGATCGCTCGCCCGACAAGGGGGCATCGCCGGCGGGGACGAACGGGCGCGTGAGGGGATGGTGGATGGTGGATGGCGGGACGGCGGGATGGCGGATGACGACCGCGCGCGCACGGGGCGCGCCTCGGGCGACTCACCCCCCTGTCACCCAGCGAGGGTGCACCCCCGGCGGTGTGTGGCGCGAGATGCGACGGAGTGCCGGGGCCGACGGGAGGCGGATCCCTTCGCGCGCGGCCGCGACGACGAGGCAGCGCTGGACCAGCTCTGCCTCGCCCACGCCGGCGGCGCGTGCCGCCGAGATCATCGCCCCGTCGCCCCTGCCGGTGAAGGCGGGGACGGGCTCGACGCCGCAGACGTGCGGGACGCCGGCGTCGGAGAGCCGGATGTCGATGCGGGCCACGTCGCGGCAGCCGAGCGCGTGGAACGCGCGCATGGCGATCGACGCGATGTCCTCGGCCAGCCCGTGGGCGATGCGCACCGGCTTCGCCCACGGGACCGCCGGGGCGGCGGCATACGGGTCGTTGGGGACGCTAACGACCGGAAGCGCCACCGACTCCGTGCCATTCCCCAGGATGGTGCAGGCGAACGACTCGCCAGGCAGGAAGCGTTCGATGAGGACCGGCTCATCGGACGCGGCACGCAGCTCGGCGACGATCGCCTCGAGATCGTCGAAGTCGTGGGCCACGAGGGTGGCGAAGCACGAGGAGACGCCGCGGGCGCGCCGGATCGCCACCGGGAAGGCGCGGTGACGGAACGGGGCGAGCTGCCCCGGCGCATCGACGACCGTGGCGGTGGCGGTCGGGATGCCACGCGCCGCGAGCATCGCCTTGAGCCGCGGGCGCTCGACGCAGGTCGAGTGGGTGGCCGAGTCGCTCCCGCAGAAGGGGATGTCGAGCGCCTCGAGCGAGGCGGGGACCCGGAGCCGGCGCTCGGGCGAGCCGTTGCCGTGGGCCAGGTTCAGGACGATGTCGGGGCGCGTCGCGCGCAGGAGGTCGGCAAGGCGGTCGCCCACGGGGATGGGAACGACGTCGCCGAGCGGGGCGAGCGCCTGGGACGCCATCGCTCCATCCTCGTTAGGTCCCTCGTCGAACGCCACGCCAATCCGCATCGTCGTGCGCCAGGTGCTGTCGTCATGGTCGAGGCCGCCAAACCGGCGCCATACTACGCGCCCGGGAACCGGCGGTCAACCGGCAACTTCCGCACCACGCAACGATCATGCCTAACGGCACCGAGTCCCGTTAGGTCACGCGCGGCGAGGGGGAAACGACACCGGCGCCCCGCTTCTGGGGCGCCGGTGCCGGAACTTGGAGGGCGAGGCGCGCGCGCTGGGGCCTCGCCGATGCGGGCGCGCCCGCCGTGCCCCGGGTCAGACCTTGTGGTAGCCCGGGCGCGCCGACTCGCGGCGATCCTCGGCCAGGTAGATCTCGAAGTCGCCGAAGAAGGCCGGCGCCTCGTGCTGCAGCGTCCGCAGGACCATGACCGCGAGGCGCCGGATCTCGAGCTCCGCCCCCTCGCCGCAGCGCAGCTCGAGCATCGTGCGCCAGGCGCGCACGTTCCCGGTCACGACGATCTTGGTCTCGGTCGAATTGGGGAGGACGCCGCGCGCGGCCTCACGCGCCATCTTGCGCCGGTGCACCTTGTCCGACACCCACGCATACCGCTGCATCAGGTCGTCCACCAGCGCCACGTACGAGCGCTGGGCCGCCTCCATCTGCTCCCGCCACGCCCGCTCCAGCGCCTCGTCACCGACGATCGCCGGGGGGACGACGAAGGCGGCCTCCGACTCGTCCACGTAGCGCTGGCTCAACTGCGAGTAGGCGAAGCCCGCGCGGTGGCGCACCAGTTCATGCGTGAGCGAGCGCGAGATCCCCTCCAGCAGCAACGAGTAGTTGGCGTGCTCGAGGACGCTCCCGTGCCCCTGCTTGAGGATGTTCTCCAGGTACTCGCGCGTCGCGCGCCCGGCGGGGTTGCGCTGGCTCATGTAGCACAGCCGCCCGGCAAACTCGGCGAGCCGCTCGCCGTCGCTCGACTCTCCCTTCCACTGCACCGGGAGGTGCCCGGGCTCGGTGAAGGCCGGGCGGGCGAGGACGGTGACACGCGGTTCGTAGTACAGCATGGGGCGCGAGGCGGGAGGCGAGGGGCGGGACGTGCGTCGGTGGCGCGAAACCTAGTCCGGCTCGCCGAGCATCTCCAGACGAGACCGATCGTACGCGCGCTCGCGCTCGACGCGGGCCAGGACGCGTCGCGCATCGTCCGGGAGGGGGGGGAGCTGCGGGTCGTACTTGATGCCCGAAAGCGCCCGCTCCGCACCCGCCGGGAGCTTCACGCCAGGGTTGAGGATCCCGGCGGGATCGAACGCCTCCTTGACGCGCCGGAAGAGGGACAGGGCCTCGGGTGGCCAGATCCGTTCGAGGACGGGCGTGCGCAGGCGGCCGTCGCCATGCTCCCCCGCCAGCGTCCCGCCCAGGGAAGCGGTCAGGGTGACGACGTCGTCGAACAGCGCCTGGACGCGCTCCCGCCAGTCGTCCTCGCGCACGTCGACGAGGGCGTTGGCGTGGACGTGCGCATCGCCCGCGTGCCCGAAGACGACGCCGCGAAGCCGCGCCTGCTCCATCGCCAGCCGCACCCCGCGCACGTAGTCGCCAAGCCGCTCCGGGGGGACGCATCCGTCCTCCACCAGCTGCATCGACTTCAGGTGGGGATCGAGCCGGGCCAGGATGGGGCTGGCCGCGTGCCGCAGCGCCCACAGCGCCTCTTCCGATTCCTCGTCGAGCCCCACCAGGGCGCTGGATGCCCCGTGCCGCTCGCAGGCCGCGGCCAGCGCCCTGGCGCGATCGGCGACCGCGCCCGTCCCCTCGCGCCCGTCACCCTCGAGCCCGTCACCCTCGAGCTCGACCAGGAGCACGCACTCGGCATCGTTAGGCACGGGGAGCGGGGCGCCGCTGCGGGCCACGTCGAGGAAGGTGCGGTCGAGGAGCTCGCACGCGGCGGCCCCGGACTGGCGGGCGAGCGAGGCGCCCACCATCCCGAGGTCGAGCGAGGGCCACGACGTGAGGACGCTCGCGGTGGCCGGCGGGATCGGCGCCAGTTGCAGCTCGACGGCCGCGAAGAGGGCGAGGGTGCCCTCGCTCCCGACCAGGAGGTCGATGAGCTCTCCGCTCGCCGCGTAGTCGTGCACGCCGTAGCCTGACGACTCCTTGCGGACGCGCGGGGCCGCGAGCGCGCCGGCGGCCCGGCGGCACTCTCCCGCCACCGCGCCCCAGCGATCGAGCGCCGTGGTTCCCTCCGGAAGGGGCTCGCCGCGACGCACCGTGGCCCGGCTCCCGTCGGCAAAGACGCAATCGAGGGCCCGGACCCAGCGACGCATCGCGCCGTACGCCAGGGCGCGCGGCCCCGCCGCGTTGGTCGCCGCCATCCCCCCGATCGTGGCGAAGGTCCCGCTCGACGGGTCGACCGGGAAGCGCAGCCCCTCGGCATTGGCGGCGTGCTCCACGTCGCGGCGCAGGACGCCGGCTCCGCCCCGCACGGCGCGGCGCACGACGTCCACGGGCGACAGCGCGGTGAACCGCGAGAGGTCGACCACGACACCGTCACCCACCGCCCCCCCGGACATGCTGCTCCCGCTACCGCGCGCGATGAGCGGGACGCGCTGCGCCGCGGCCCACCGCACCAGCACCTGCAGGTCGTCGGCATCGGCGGGGACGGCGACCGCGCGCGGCAGGCGCTGCAACACGCCGGCGCTCTCGGCGTACACGGCACGCGCGGCATCGTCCGTACGGAAGACGCCGCGAAGCGGAGGGGGCGAATGCACGAATGGCTTCGACATGCGGGGAGAATGGTGCGCCGGCGCTCGCGCGACAATCGGGTGGTCCCCCTCCGCGTCGTCGCCGCGCACTCGCGGCCGGCCGAATCGGTCGCTCGGCTCCGACCGCGCGCGCTGGCGCCTAACGCGGCTCGGGCCTGTCCTGCTTCTTCTGCTGCGCGATGAGCGAGGTATCGATGCGGAAGGCGAACATCTGCTGGACCAGCTGCCGCACCTTGCGTCCGTTCATGACCGCCGCACGAAAGTGCATCTGCGGCAGCGTGCGGCGCACCGACTTCGCGAATTCCTCGTGGGTCGCCGACAGGATCACGACGCTCGAGGTGTCGGCGTATCCCGTCGTGTCGACGACGTACTGGATCCCGACGGACCCCTCGATGCGCTGCTCGAGCAGCTTCGGGGGATAGGGAGGGGCGGCACTGTCGTCGTAGCGCGCGGCGGCGGTGTCCACCTGCAGGACCGTCATGATCGAGTCGCCGTCCGCCTGGGGCGCCGAATCCGCGTCGTCGGCGAGCTTGCTGCTCATCTCCTGCAGCCCGGGGCCAGGATCCGGTGCGGGCTTCCGGTACGTCTCGTCCCCGGCCCCCGACGCGGCGCCCCCGCCGAGGGCGTCGGCCGACATGTAGGTGATGCGCTCCTGCTTGGGTCGCGATCCGATGATCCGGTCACGCGGGATGAAGTACGCGACCGGGGTGAACGAATCCGCGACGTTCGACGGTCGCGCGTCGTGCGTCACGACCAGCGTGCCACCGAGGAGGGCCGCATGCGCGACGATGCTCACCGCGTACCCCTCGACGGCCGCGATCAGCGATGCGCGCGCATTCGACTCGATGATGCGTCGAAACAGCATGGGGGGAACCTCACGGCCCGTGATGGCGGTCGGCCGGGTGGCCGGCGTCACTTCCATCACCTGGATACGAACATTGGGGGGATCGGTGATGCGCGACAAGCGGGTTGGGGCGAACCGTCTGTCCCACCCGGTGAATTACCCCTATCGCCCCGTGAAGTGCGGGGGACGCTTCTCGAGGAAGGCGCGCACCCCCTCGTCCTTGTCCGCGCTCGAAAAGGCCAGGAGATAGAGTCCACTTTCCACGCGCAGCCCCTCGGCAAGCGGGGTCTGCAGGGCCGCACGCGTCGCCTCCTTCGCCGCCGCCAGGGCGACGGGACTCTTGGCGGCGATCTTGCCCGCGATGTCCCGTGTCCGGCTCATCAGGTCTTCCGACGGGACGACGTCCTGGACGAGCCCGACGCGCAGCGCCTCGGCGGCGTCGATCGGCTCGCCGCTCAGGATCATGCGCATCGCGTGGCCCAGCCCGATCAGCCGGGGGAGGCGCTGCGTCCCGCCCCCGCCCGGGATGATCCCGAGATTGATCTCGGGCTGGCCGAAGCGCGCCCGGTCCGAGGCCAGGCGAAAGTCGCAGGCCATCGCGAGCTCGAGTCCTCCCCCGAGGCAGTAGCCGTTGATGGCGGCGATGACCGGCTTGGGCGAGCGCTCGATGGCCTCGAGCGGAGACGGCGCGCGCATCACCCGGTATTGGTCCACGGGGGTGCGCGTCGCGAACTCCGCGATGTCGGCGCCGGCGACGAACGACTTCTCCCCCGCCCCGGTGATGATGATGACGCGGACGTCCGGGTCGGCCGAGCATGCGCTCACGGCGTCGAGGAGTGCCCGTCGCACGCCGGCGCTGAGGGCGTTGTGCTTGTCGGGACGGTTGATCACCAGCGTGGCGATCGCCCCGTCGCGCGAGGTGACGACGAGTGCCGCGTCGTCGCCGGCGGACGCCGGCGCGTCTGGGCGCATCTATCCTCCGACGATGATCGAGGCGGTGGTGCGCTTCGCGTCGCGGGACGACCGGCGCGACATGCCGATCCCGCGCCACGCCAGGAAGGCGAGCGCGATGATGAACGTGGCGTGCTTGACGAGCGCCTTGAGCGCCGCGGTCGCGAAGGCCGGCTTGGCCTCCTCCTGCACGCCGCCTTGCAGCTGCACGACGTCGAGCAGGAAGAAGACGAGCACGACGAGCAGCGTGATGCTGACGAGGAGGTTCAGGATCGCCAGGATCCGGAGGAATCGCGGGTGCCCGGCGAAATGCGCGACCCCCGTCGCGAGTGCCATGCCCAGCAGCGGGGTGAGGAGGAAACCGGAGAGGAGGCCGACCGACGCGAAGCGCCATTCCATGCTGCCGGCCCGGATGGGGACGATACTGGTGGCGAAGTCCATGGCGGGGGTCGCCACGAGGAGGAAGGCCACCAGGTAGAGCGGGGCGACGAGCGCTTCGGCGCCGGTGGGTCGCGTTGGACTCATGGTACGAAGGGGCGTCTGGATTCGGTCGCGCGACGAGCCAGCGGGGAGGGCCGGGGCCAGCCAGGGCCAGCCAGGGCCAGCCAGGGCCAGCCAGGGCCAGCCAGGGCCAGCCAGGGCCAGCCGGGTCCAGCCGGGGGCGAGTCACGATATTCGCGGAACAGGACAATGAAAAGTGGGCTGGGTTCCGGGACCCAGCCCACTTTCCATCCACCGTATCGAAGGGGGTTGATACGGCAAGGATCGAGGCCGTCCAAGGGACAGCCGCTGAATTCGGGTGGCGCACACCGGATCGAATCGCCATCCGGGGGTTGTCGCCATGGAGAGACGATGCCACCGGTGTGCGCCACATCACAAGTGCATCACCCGTGCCGGGGCGGTCGAGGGACGACCTACCCCGAAGGGCACAGGCGACGCGTCGCGGGCAAGTCGTTGCGCATTCGCCCCTTGGGATGGTGTGGCGGGAACGGCTCGACGGGGAGGGGGGGGGGGGGNGGGGGGGGGGGGGGGGGATTGCGCCCCGCGGGGGACGGAATGGCCTGAGGTGGAGGGAGTGCGGCGGGAGGGGTGTGGGGTCCTGGTCCCGCGGGGCGTCGCTCGGGAGCGACAGGGGGATGAAAATTCCGCCTGGGGGACATGGGGCCCCCCCCGAACGAAATTTGCCCCTCATCCGTCCCCCGCCCCTCACCCAATCCTCTCGGGCCGCATCATGCCATTCCGCGGCCGTTCCGCCCCGCGCCTCCCCTCCACTACGCCGCCCCGGACAGATCGCCCTCGATGAAGGCGGCGATGCGCGCGTGGTGCTGCTCTGCGTCCGCCTCTCCCAGGTCGACGACGCGCCGGAGGTAGTCTTCCTGGAACATCACCAACGACAGGATGTCGGGACTCGTCGACTTGCGCGTCCCCAGCCCTCGGGTGAGGAAGCGGAACACCTTCGGGAGTCGCGGTTCGTATTCGCGCGCGAGGATTCCGAGGTCGACCGACGGGCGCAGGACGAGGATGTCGATGATCCGCAGCCCTTCGCGCTGCGAGGGTGCGAGCCTCCGGACCAGCTCGTTGATCATGTTCAGCCGCATGACGTCCTGGTCGATGACGTCGAGGAAGACGGCGTTGTACAGCGTCCCCAGGACCTGGGCCGGCGGCGGATAGGGCGCGGCCTCGCTGACCGTGGGGACGGGGCGAGCGGCGTTGGACCGCGTCGAGATCGTGAGGATGCGCGAGGCGCCCAGGTGCAGGGCCGGAGAGAGCGGGGCGGTGAGCCTGATGCCCCCGTCGCCGTACCATTCGTTGCCGACGCGCTCCGCGGGGAAGAAGATCGGGAGGGCGGCCGAGGCCATGACGTGGTCCACGCCGAGCCGTGCCGGCAGGCTGCGACGCTGGGGGCGTTCCCACAGCGACGGGCGGCGCCCCTCGACCCAGGTGACGGACTGGCCGGTGGTATAGCTCGTCGCGCTGAGGGCGACCGCGCTCAGCGTGCCGCGCGACAGGTTGTACTGGATGCCGGGAAGCGCCCCGTCCTCGTCGCGTTCGAGGGTGCGCTCGAGGAACGCGCGCAGGGGCGCCGTGTCGACCATGCCGCGCACCCGTTCGCGCTCCGTGGGGTCGGAGGAGAGGAGCCCGTAGCCGGATCGAATGACGCCCGACAGGAGGGAGTGGGCGTCGACCCGGTACACCTGCTCGGGGGTCATCGACAGCCAGTGCCTAACGAGTTGGTCCGTGGACTCCTCGAATGTCCCGCGGTGCGAGGCGAGGTGGATGGTGTTGACCGCTCCCGCCGACACGCCGGCGAGGATGGGGATGCGCAGGTGCGGGTACCGCCGCGCGATGGCCCGCAGCAACCCCGCCTGGTAGGCCCCCCTCGCGCCGCCCCCGCCGAGGACGAGGGCCAGGTCTTCGGTGGCTGGGGTGGGACGCGACATTCTCACCATGGGCGAGGCGACGACGAGTCGGCGTGGAGGGAGCGCCGGCCGGTCGGGAAGCCGGCCGCACGACGTTAGGCGGAGCCGAAGGAATATCCCCCGCCGGCCGTCCCTTGCCAAGCA encodes:
- a CDS encoding crotonase, producing MRPDAPASAGDDAALVVTSRDGAIATLVINRPDKHNALSAGVRRALLDAVSACSADPDVRVIIITGAGEKSFVAGADIAEFATRTPVDQYRVMRAPSPLEAIERSPKPVIAAINGYCLGGGLELAMACDFRLASDRARFGQPEINLGIIPGGGGTQRLPRLIGLGHAMRMILSGEPIDAAEALRVGLVQDVVPSEDLMSRTRDIAGKIAAKSPVALAAAKEATRAALQTPLAEGLRVESGLYLLAFSSADKDEGVRAFLEKRPPHFTGR
- a CDS encoding patatin; translated protein: MSRPTPATEDLALVLGGGGARGAYQAGLLRAIARRYPHLRIPILAGVSAGAVNTIHLASHRGTFEESTDQLVRHWLSMTPEQVYRVDAHSLLSGVIRSGYGLLSSDPTERERVRGMVDTAPLRAFLERTLERDEDGALPGIQYNLSRGTLSAVALSATSYTTGQSVTWVEGRRPSLWERPQRRSLPARLGVDHVMASAALPIFFPAERVGNEWYGDGGIRLTAPLSPALHLGASRILTISTRSNAARPVPTVSEAAPYPPPAQVLGTLYNAVFLDVIDQDVMRLNMINELVRRLAPSQREGLRIIDILVLRPSVDLGILAREYEPRLPKVFRFLTRGLGTRKSTSPDILSLVMFQEDYLRRVVDLGEADAEQHHARIAAFIEGDLSGAA
- a CDS encoding thymidylate synthase, flavin-dependent → MLYYEPRVTVLARPAFTEPGHLPVQWKGESSDGERLAEFAGRLCYMSQRNPAGRATREYLENILKQGHGSVLEHANYSLLLEGISRSLTHELVRHRAGFAYSQLSQRYVDESEAAFVVPPAIVGDEALERAWREQMEAAQRSYVALVDDLMQRYAWVSDKVHRRKMAREAARGVLPNSTETKIVVTGNVRAWRTMLELRCGEGAELEIRRLAVMVLRTLQHEAPAFFGDFEIYLAEDRRESARPGYHKV